The following proteins are encoded in a genomic region of Candidatus Poribacteria bacterium:
- the rpmG gene encoding 50S ribosomal protein L33: MREIVRLVSEDGKSTYVTKKNRRLHPERLELMKYAKHLRKHVIHREKR; encoded by the coding sequence ATGCGTGAGATCGTCCGACTCGTCTCCGAGGACGGGAAGTCCACCTACGTAACGAAGAAGAACCGACGGCTGCACCCCGAGCGCCTCGAACTGATGAAGTACGCCAAGCACCTGCGCAAGCACGTGATCCATCGCGAGAAGCGCTAG
- a CDS encoding molybdenum cofactor biosynthesis protein MoaB codes for MGYQAHRKASTDRPVSCAVITVSDTRTPETDTSGKAIQAALSDAGHRVHAYRIVRDEPDEIRSLLAELLADDECHAVVFSGGTGIAKRDTTYDVVRACLDKELPGFGEVFRYLSYAEIGSGAIMSRATAGVARDTVIFSIPGSTNAVRLAMDKLILQEIRHLVWEVAR; via the coding sequence ATGGGGTACCAAGCTCATCGCAAGGCGTCCACGGATCGCCCGGTCTCCTGCGCGGTCATCACGGTCAGCGACACGCGCACTCCGGAGACCGACACCAGCGGCAAAGCCATCCAAGCGGCTCTCTCCGACGCGGGACACCGCGTCCACGCGTACCGCATCGTGCGGGACGAACCGGATGAGATTCGCAGCCTCCTAGCCGAGTTGCTCGCAGACGACGAATGCCACGCGGTCGTGTTCAGCGGCGGAACGGGCATCGCCAAACGCGACACGACGTATGACGTCGTCCGCGCCTGCCTCGACAAGGAGCTTCCCGGCTTCGGCGAGGTCTTCCGGTATCTCAGCTACGCGGAGATCGGCTCCGGCGCGATCATGTCCCGCGCAACGGCAGGCGTGGCGCGCGATACGGTTATCTTCTCCATCCCTGGGTCCACGAACGCCGTTCGTCTGGCGATGGACAAGCTGATCCTACAGGAGATCCGCCACCTCGTGTGGGAAGTGGCGCGTTAG